A DNA window from Helianthus annuus cultivar XRQ/B chromosome 15, HanXRQr2.0-SUNRISE, whole genome shotgun sequence contains the following coding sequences:
- the LOC110910260 gene encoding UDP-glycosyltransferase 83A1-like, with protein MENQNNNTGITHVLVIPYIAQGHVIPLLELAQCLIVHGTKVTFVNTEVNHKLVTKTWLERGSFGPLMHMVSIPDGMEPWEDRNDFVRSCEAMHQVMPGKLEELIETINKTDDDKISCVIADAGMPWAIHVAEKLRIQRVMFWSAPAAAFSALLSLQKLINDGIIDNEGVPLHQNTFQLSPTMPSMRSTEFGWTCMGSVPTIKALFQFALIAVEAAKAAQWLLCNSTIALESATFNLFPNLVAIGPLLASNRLAKQAGHFWNEDMTCLEWLDQQPACSVVYVAFGSFTIFNQTQFQELALGLELTNRPFLWVVRPGLTKETCDMYPDGYMDRIGTRGKIVSWAPQQAVLAHPSIACFLSHCGWNSTLEGVSRGVPFLCWPYFADQLLNRTYICDVWMNGLGFEKDENGVIGRHEIMGKIDQLINNREFKTRALDLKEKVADSIREDGPSCKNFKRFVKWTQEKDGDGENVTKIQLGL; from the exons ATGGAAAATCAAAATAACAACACCGGAATAACACACGTCCTAGTTATACCTTACATAGCACAAGGTCATGTGATTCCTTTACTGGAGCTAGCACAGTGTTTGATCGTGCATGGAACGAAGGTCACATTTGTGAACACGGAGGTGAACCACAAACTCGTGACGAAGACATGGTTGGAAAGGGGCAGTTTTGGTCCTTTGATGCATATGGTCTCAATCCCAGATGGGATGGAACCATGGGAGGACAGAAATGACTTTGTTCGGTCATGTGAAGCCATGCACCAAGTCATGCCTGGAAAGCTGGAAGAGCTCATAGAAACGATTAACAAAACAGATGACGATAAGATCAGTTGTGTTATTGCGGATGCGGGCATGCCATGGGCCATACATGTTGCCGAGAAGTTGAGAATTCAACGAGTTATGTTCTGGTCTGCCCCTGCTGCAGCATTCTCTGCATTACTGAGCCTTCAGAAGTTGATTAATGATGGGATCATTGACAACGAAG GAGTTCCTTTACATCAGAACACATTTCAGCTGTCACCAACCATGCCATCCATGAGATCTACAGAGTTTGGATGGACCTGTATGGGCAGTGTACCGACAATAAAAGCCCTTTTTCAATTTGCACTAATAGCTGTCGAAGCCGCCAAAGCAGCACAGTGGCTACTTTGCAACTCAACAATCGCACTGGAGTCTGCAACATTCAACCTGTTTCCCAATCTGGTGGCAATCGGTCCTCTTTTGGCAAGTAACCGGCTAGCAAAGCAAGCAGGCCACTTCTGGAACGAAGACATGACTTGTCTCGAATGGCTTGATCAGCAACCAGCGTGCTCAGTCGTGTATGTGGCGTTTGGTAGCTTCACAATCTTCAACCAAACTCAGTTTCAAGAACTGGCACTTGGTCTTGAACTTACCAATAGGCCGTTCTTGTGGGTCGTGCGACCAGGGTTAACCAAGGAGACGTGTGATATGTACCCAGATGGGTATATGGACCGAATAGGCACTCGTGGGAAGATAGTGAGCTGGGCTCCTCAACAAGCAGTGCTAGCTCATCCTTCTATTGCTTGCTTCTTGAGCCACTGTGGCTGGAACTCTACTCTAGAAGGTGTGAGCCGTGGGGTGCCTTTTCTTTGTTGGCCTTATTTTGCTGATCAGTTGCTTAACCGGACGTACATTTGTGACGTCTGGATGAACGGGCTGGGGTTTGAAAAGGATGAAAATGGTGTTATCGGGAGACATGAAATCATGGGTAAAATAGATCAGCTGATCAACAATAGAGAGTTCAAAACAAGGGCGCTCGATCTCAAGGAAAAGGTTGCGGACAGTATTAGAGAAGATGGCCCATCGTGCAAGAACTTTAAACGCTTCGTTAAGTGGACGCAGGAGAAAGATGGTGATGGTGAGAACGTTACGAAGATACAATTGGGTCTGTAG
- the LOC110912374 gene encoding 40S ribosomal protein S19-3, whose product MATARTVKDVSPHEFVKGYAAHLKRSGKMELPEWTDIVKTATFKELAPYDPDWYYIRAASIARKIYLRGGIGVGAFQRIYGGRKRNGSAPPHFCKSSGGIIRHILQQLETMKIIDMDPKGGRRITSSGRRDLDQVAGRIVVAV is encoded by the exons ATGGCGACGGCGAGAACTGTGAAGGATGTTTCCCCTCATGAATTCGTTAAGGGTTACGCCGCTCACCTCAAACGATCTGGAAAG ATGGAGCTTCCTGAATGGACTGATATTGTGAAGACTGCTACTTTTAAGGAACTTGCCCCCTATGACCCTGACTGGTATTATATTCGAGCTG CTTCTATTGCTAGGAAAATTTATCTGAGGGGTGGTATTGGTGTTGGTGCGTTCCAGAGAATCTATGGTGGGCGTAAGAGGAACGGTAGTGCTCCACCACATTTCTGCAAAAGCAGCGGTGGTATCATTCGTCATATCCTTCAACAACTGGAAACAATGAAAATCATTGATATGGATCCCAAGGG AGGGAGAAGAATCACTTCAAGTGGTCGGCGGGACCTTGATCAAGTTGCTGGGCGAATTGTTGTTGCTGTTTGA